One Halalkalicoccus sp. NIPERK01 genomic region harbors:
- a CDS encoding halocyanin domain-containing protein, whose product MKRREFITAAGVGSAATAAGVTGAVGTAAAQEEEPDWPDFVSEANEYSSGETEDLRGQDEATVQVGAGDGLAFDPPAIWIDAGTNVIWEWTGEGGGHNVAGQEGEEYASDVNDQAGFTFEHTFEEDGQINTYQCDPHAGQGMHGGVAVGEVPTREVQEGGTTDIHEMGVQLQEHYIGIGAMLMISVSLVFTFFVLKYGESSHAKGGN is encoded by the coding sequence ATGAAGAGGCGGGAGTTTATCACGGCGGCGGGTGTCGGGAGCGCCGCGACGGCGGCGGGCGTAACCGGAGCCGTCGGTACCGCGGCCGCCCAGGAAGAGGAGCCCGACTGGCCCGACTTCGTCTCCGAGGCGAACGAGTACTCGAGCGGCGAGACCGAGGACCTCCGTGGCCAGGACGAAGCCACCGTCCAGGTCGGCGCCGGTGACGGGCTGGCGTTCGACCCGCCGGCGATCTGGATCGACGCGGGCACCAACGTGATCTGGGAGTGGACCGGCGAGGGCGGCGGCCACAACGTCGCCGGCCAGGAGGGCGAAGAGTACGCGAGCGACGTCAACGACCAGGCGGGGTTCACCTTCGAACACACCTTCGAGGAGGACGGCCAGATCAACACCTACCAGTGTGACCCCCACGCCGGACAGGGGATGCACGGCGGCGTGGCCGTCGGCGAGGTCCCCACCCGCGAAGTGCAAGAAGGCGGCACGACGGACATCCACGAGATGGGCGTCCAACTCCAGGAGCACTACATCGGCATCGGGGCCATGCTGATGATCTCCGTCTCGCTCGTGTTCACGTTCTTCGTGCTGAAATACGGCGAATCCAGCCACGCGAAGGGGGGCAACTGA
- a CDS encoding NAD(P)/FAD-dependent oxidoreductase — protein MRIVVCGAGYAGVTLAKRLEDGLREAEVVLVDREPSHLIQHELHRVIRNPGLADVIRLPLESLFDRVKVREMEVESIDRDERVVRCADDEIDYDYAAVCLGAETNYYDLPGVEEFSVPLKRLEHAERIRERVTDGSRVVVGGAGLSGVQVAGELAAMDRDLSITLLEQFDAVAPNFPANFQAAVTEELETRGVDVRTETTVERATEGAIETADGERTPYEAFVWTGGIRGPAAFGGERPPVRSDLRLDSRTFVAGDAARVVDDDGEAVPASAQAAIREARVVARSLVALAGRGNDGFGPRPERFTFDSPGWLVSVGDGAVAQVGPTILRGRAALALKASVGAGYLSSIGAVRNAVDLVNEEVGD, from the coding sequence ATGCGAATCGTCGTCTGTGGGGCGGGCTACGCCGGGGTGACGCTGGCGAAACGTCTCGAAGACGGACTCCGCGAAGCCGAGGTCGTCCTCGTGGACCGAGAGCCCTCCCACCTGATCCAGCACGAACTCCACCGGGTGATCCGCAACCCCGGATTGGCCGACGTGATCCGCCTGCCCCTCGAATCGCTGTTCGATCGGGTGAAGGTCAGGGAGATGGAAGTCGAATCGATCGACCGCGACGAGCGGGTCGTGCGCTGTGCCGACGACGAGATCGACTACGACTACGCGGCGGTCTGTCTCGGTGCCGAAACGAACTACTACGACCTGCCCGGCGTCGAGGAGTTCTCGGTCCCGTTGAAACGCCTCGAACACGCCGAGCGGATCCGCGAGCGCGTCACGGACGGGTCGCGGGTCGTCGTCGGCGGGGCGGGCCTCTCCGGGGTGCAGGTCGCGGGCGAACTCGCCGCGATGGACCGGGACCTCTCGATCACGCTGCTCGAACAGTTCGACGCGGTCGCGCCGAACTTCCCGGCGAACTTCCAGGCGGCGGTCACGGAGGAACTCGAGACGAGGGGGGTCGACGTGCGGACGGAAACGACCGTCGAACGCGCGACGGAGGGGGCGATCGAGACCGCCGATGGCGAGCGAACCCCCTACGAGGCGTTCGTCTGGACCGGCGGGATCCGCGGGCCGGCCGCGTTCGGCGGGGAACGGCCGCCGGTTCGCAGCGACCTCCGACTCGACTCGCGGACGTTCGTCGCCGGGGACGCCGCCCGCGTCGTCGACGACGACGGCGAGGCCGTCCCCGCGAGCGCGCAGGCGGCGATCCGCGAGGCCCGCGTCGTCGCTCGGAGCCTCGTGGCGCTCGCGGGCCGCGGGAACGACGGGTTCGGCCCACGACCCGAGCGGTTCACGTTCGACTCGCCGGGGTGGCTCGTCAGCGTCGGCGACGGCGCGGTCGCACAGGTCGGCCCGACGATCCTCCGGGGAAGGGCGGCGCTGGCGCTCAAAGCGAGCGTGGGTGCCGGCTATCTCTCCTCGATCGGGGCGGTGCGAAACGCGGTCGACCTCGTCAACGAGGAGGTCGGGGATTAG
- a CDS encoding DEAD/DEAH box helicase, whose product MGLPETDWQRVYESTFRGNKTLVSSFYRPLLRESVQYDRLAGYLSLQNLADALQGIESAFESDGEIRIIASKRLSQENKPVLTDDAPLSEEGESRLALIAQMLDEGRLQLKIGEPRNNSDSGIFHPKLGIATDADGNRITFEGSINETYNAWYRNYERFKVHRSWDEVENEYVKEDVRTFERLWNEEHEDVEVTDIDEAIERDILDWQPESDEEVEGHVERLKKSSEPPASEATVTRIANERELLPGALHIAEDISSIDPWPHQRVIADTAASIYPESLLFCDEVGLGKTIEAGLTISRLLTIGEVSDALLLVPATVQPQWQEELLEKFNINAYSYEYSGAQRVLRDAYGIEHSLSDYETIDAWEDSHIGEFVSGRDEPTVVLASWHTARRTQNMGMFSPTVHWQEEHPGDPPKDSFEWDLTLVDEAHHGREGTNLYNLLTELQNDTACTYVLTATPMQLEITELFDLLRLCDLPEGWNDRESFDTYFEIQQEVAETLDELEADGSKTVEEILPDLASKWNYEPYEGISYLRTWVGMIQSFVKTHDDVKERVADEVDDSSISLSERRRLNRVLGTGRLGTRDWEDKFSNLSVESLRYLLTLGEETTPVKSRVFRNTRHTLRMCKKADLLDENIPRRDIETRSVELGDAKPLYDRVETYISDVYDQSKKLLEGKEKTAIGFVMTTYRQRLTSSLHAIEQSLKRRRENLRSNLRDASEILESDLQTGALVDREEVLRREYGLRVDQIGANSSAGERVRQFELSELEDFIARLYNVPEDPKLEQLMQDLGELSARARDTVIIFTQYTDTLDAIKEKVCLSHHDVGTYSGAGGEIYDGDEWQAVSKERVKREFTDPDGDLSILVCTDSASEGLNLQACDALINYDLPWNPMKVEQRIGRIDRIGQRNEEVLVWNYVYDETIEEDIYERLGERINLFEQAVGPLRPILEGIEGEVQNVAMGESTKSGEDIVAAAESQSMEAEQKSRQVGLSQELDAVQPEDIIEEARLDGWTAPHPDVGRIGYPERPFEPLVNPDVFKRLFTQSQALRNKGWRFEMLDRQLTEDEEAPYKKLYRLEIPGDKKPPISNNPPEDTVQALYTDEGEVLVSFDPDVLEWYPSVVIPLPQHEFFSYLLRELLDELGDFSEESIVRVAGAYNEGVTEVWSGVSAEIPALVATYATTAERRLTLDVRLPSQQDAETTITHWLSNYHVQ is encoded by the coding sequence ATGGGATTACCCGAAACAGACTGGCAGCGCGTATATGAGAGCACATTTAGAGGCAACAAGACACTCGTTAGTTCATTTTATCGTCCTCTATTAAGAGAGTCCGTCCAATATGACCGCCTCGCTGGCTATCTGAGTCTACAAAACCTCGCGGATGCACTCCAAGGGATCGAGTCTGCGTTCGAATCTGATGGCGAAATCCGTATCATCGCCTCGAAGCGCCTGAGCCAAGAGAACAAACCGGTCCTCACCGACGACGCTCCACTCTCCGAGGAAGGCGAGTCACGACTCGCTCTCATCGCCCAAATGCTGGACGAGGGGCGACTCCAGCTCAAAATCGGAGAACCCCGGAATAACTCCGACTCAGGCATTTTCCATCCCAAGCTCGGCATCGCGACCGACGCCGACGGGAACCGAATCACGTTCGAGGGCAGCATCAACGAGACGTACAACGCGTGGTATCGCAACTACGAGCGATTCAAAGTCCACCGCTCGTGGGACGAGGTCGAGAACGAGTACGTCAAGGAGGATGTGAGGACTTTCGAGCGGCTTTGGAACGAGGAGCACGAGGATGTCGAGGTCACAGATATCGACGAGGCCATAGAGCGGGACATCCTCGACTGGCAGCCCGAGTCCGATGAAGAGGTTGAGGGGCACGTCGAACGCCTCAAGAAGTCGAGTGAGCCACCTGCCTCCGAAGCGACGGTCACTCGCATCGCCAACGAGCGCGAACTCCTCCCCGGTGCGCTTCATATCGCCGAGGATATCAGCTCGATTGACCCGTGGCCCCACCAGCGTGTCATCGCTGACACGGCGGCGAGCATTTATCCCGAGAGTCTCTTGTTTTGTGACGAGGTCGGCCTCGGGAAGACCATTGAGGCCGGGCTGACTATCTCTCGACTCCTCACTATCGGTGAGGTGAGCGACGCCCTGCTGCTTGTGCCGGCTACGGTCCAGCCACAGTGGCAGGAGGAGCTTCTGGAGAAGTTCAACATCAACGCCTACTCCTACGAGTACAGCGGCGCACAGCGCGTCCTACGTGACGCCTACGGTATCGAGCACTCACTCTCCGACTACGAGACCATCGATGCATGGGAAGACTCGCACATCGGCGAATTCGTCTCCGGTAGAGACGAGCCGACGGTCGTCCTCGCCTCGTGGCACACGGCCCGGCGCACACAGAATATGGGGATGTTCTCACCGACCGTTCACTGGCAGGAGGAGCATCCGGGTGACCCGCCGAAGGATAGCTTTGAGTGGGACCTAACGCTCGTCGACGAGGCTCACCACGGTCGCGAGGGGACGAATCTTTACAACTTGCTTACCGAGCTGCAGAACGACACGGCTTGCACCTACGTGCTGACTGCGACCCCGATGCAACTCGAAATCACTGAGCTATTCGACTTGCTTCGTCTCTGTGACCTCCCCGAGGGCTGGAACGACCGCGAGTCTTTCGATACGTACTTTGAGATACAGCAGGAGGTTGCGGAGACACTGGACGAGCTCGAAGCCGATGGGTCGAAGACCGTCGAAGAAATCCTCCCCGACCTTGCCTCGAAATGGAACTACGAGCCATACGAGGGGATTTCCTATCTCCGTACGTGGGTAGGAATGATTCAATCGTTCGTGAAAACCCACGATGATGTGAAGGAGCGAGTTGCAGATGAGGTCGACGACAGTAGCATCTCGTTGAGCGAACGCCGTCGGTTGAATCGAGTACTCGGAACCGGACGACTCGGGACACGCGATTGGGAGGACAAGTTCTCGAATCTCTCCGTAGAGAGCCTTCGTTACCTTCTCACCCTCGGGGAAGAGACCACACCAGTAAAATCGCGCGTATTCAGGAACACGCGACACACGCTTCGAATGTGCAAGAAAGCAGACCTCCTCGACGAGAACATCCCTCGCCGCGATATTGAAACTCGGTCCGTCGAACTTGGTGACGCGAAACCCCTCTATGACCGTGTTGAGACGTATATCAGCGATGTGTACGACCAGTCTAAGAAGCTACTGGAGGGCAAGGAAAAGACAGCAATCGGCTTTGTGATGACGACGTACCGGCAGAGACTCACCTCAAGTCTACACGCTATCGAGCAGTCTCTCAAACGTCGTCGTGAGAACCTTCGTTCCAATCTGAGAGACGCTTCTGAGATTTTAGAGAGTGACCTTCAAACGGGAGCCCTTGTCGACCGCGAAGAAGTGCTTCGCCGTGAATATGGCCTGAGAGTAGACCAGATTGGGGCTAATAGTTCTGCGGGTGAACGTGTCCGTCAGTTCGAACTGAGCGAACTGGAGGACTTCATCGCGCGACTCTATAATGTCCCTGAGGACCCGAAACTGGAGCAGTTGATGCAGGACCTTGGGGAGCTTAGTGCCCGTGCACGAGATACAGTCATCATCTTCACACAGTACACGGACACGCTGGACGCCATCAAAGAGAAAGTCTGTCTTAGCCATCACGACGTCGGCACCTACTCAGGTGCCGGAGGTGAGATATACGACGGCGATGAGTGGCAAGCAGTTAGTAAGGAGCGTGTGAAGCGGGAGTTCACTGACCCCGACGGCGACCTCTCGATTCTCGTGTGTACGGATTCCGCGAGTGAAGGGCTCAACCTTCAGGCGTGCGACGCACTGATTAACTACGACCTCCCGTGGAATCCGATGAAAGTCGAGCAACGGATTGGTCGTATTGACCGTATCGGACAGAGGAACGAGGAAGTACTCGTTTGGAACTACGTCTATGACGAAACGATAGAGGAGGACATCTATGAGCGACTCGGCGAGCGAATAAACCTCTTCGAGCAGGCAGTTGGCCCCCTTCGACCCATTCTGGAAGGTATCGAGGGCGAGGTCCAGAACGTCGCGATGGGAGAGTCAACGAAATCAGGCGAAGACATCGTCGCTGCTGCGGAGTCCCAATCGATGGAGGCCGAGCAGAAGTCCAGGCAAGTCGGTTTGTCTCAAGAGCTTGATGCGGTCCAGCCTGAAGACATCATTGAGGAGGCTAGGCTAGACGGCTGGACTGCGCCCCATCCAGATGTTGGTCGTATTGGGTACCCGGAACGACCGTTCGAACCTCTGGTGAACCCAGACGTATTCAAGCGATTGTTCACTCAGAGCCAGGCGCTACGGAATAAGGGATGGAGGTTCGAGATGCTCGACCGACAGCTGACTGAAGACGAAGAAGCGCCCTACAAGAAGCTCTACCGATTGGAAATTCCGGGAGATAAGAAGCCGCCTATCTCTAACAATCCACCGGAGGACACCGTTCAGGCGTTATATACTGATGAAGGGGAAGTGTTGGTTTCGTTCGACCCAGACGTACTCGAATGGTATCCCTCCGTCGTGATACCCCTCCCGCAACACGAGTTCTTTAGCTATCTCCTCCGAGAGCTCCTCGACGAACTCGGAGACTTCTCCGAGGAAAGCATCGTCCGCGTTGCAGGCGCTTACAACGAAGGGGTTACAGAGGTATGGTCAGGCGTATCCGCAGAAATCCCAGCACTTGTTGCAACGTATGCGACGACGGCGGAACGACGACTTACACTCGATGTCCGGCTTCCGAGTCAACAGGATGCGGAAACAACAATCACCCACTGGTTATCGAACTACCACGTGCAGTAG
- a CDS encoding cytochrome bc complex cytochrome b subunit produces the protein MSLERTDEHDHRGWMQERDLSPIEQGYLMTLMWLDKRFRVVDYLELLETMYYRVNLQMPKSHTEQYNLDNKFWYWYPLYSLGAFSTIAYIVAAVTGALLGFYYAPSTAATEEATVAYDGVVAIMQEMNFGYFLRSLHRWSAQIMTAAVFLHMLRVYFTGAYKEPREVNWLIGIVLISLTMAFGYTGYLLPWTQLSYWAGQIGVEMALSVPFIGEWVAQLVFGGFSLGAPTLQRMYILHVFVLPFVVTALIALHIGIVWMQGIAEPH, from the coding sequence ATGAGCCTCGAACGAACGGACGAGCACGACCACCGGGGCTGGATGCAAGAACGGGACCTCTCGCCGATCGAGCAGGGCTATCTGATGACCCTGATGTGGCTCGACAAGCGCTTTCGCGTCGTCGACTACCTCGAACTGCTGGAGACGATGTACTACCGCGTCAACCTCCAGATGCCGAAGAGCCACACCGAGCAGTACAACCTCGACAACAAGTTCTGGTACTGGTACCCGCTGTACTCGCTGGGAGCCTTCTCGACGATCGCGTACATCGTCGCCGCCGTGACCGGTGCGCTGCTCGGGTTCTACTACGCCCCGTCGACCGCCGCCACGGAGGAGGCGACCGTCGCCTACGACGGCGTCGTGGCCATCATGCAGGAGATGAACTTCGGGTACTTCCTCCGGAGCCTGCACCGGTGGTCCGCCCAGATCATGACCGCGGCGGTGTTCCTCCACATGTTACGGGTCTACTTCACGGGCGCGTACAAGGAGCCCCGTGAGGTCAACTGGCTGATCGGGATCGTCCTGATCAGCCTGACGATGGCCTTCGGGTACACCGGCTACCTGCTGCCGTGGACGCAACTGTCGTACTGGGCCGGCCAGATCGGCGTCGAGATGGCGCTGTCGGTCCCCTTCATCGGCGAGTGGGTCGCCCAGCTGGTGTTCGGCGGGTTCAGTCTCGGCGCACCGACGCTCCAGCGGATGTACATCCTCCACGTGTTCGTCCTGCCGTTCGTGGTGACGGCGCTGATCGCGCTGCACATCGGCATCGTCTGGATGCAGGGAATCGCGGAGCCACACTGA
- the mvaD gene encoding phosphomevalonate decarboxylase MvaD: MKKATAIAHPIQGLAKYHGMRDPDLRLPYHDSISVCTAPSHTRTTAVFEDRAEDVYVVDGEELDGRGYERVEAVVDHVRDLAGTDDRVRLESENSFRSNVGFGSSSSGFAAAAMALCGAAELDLSLPTVSTVARRGSSSAARAVTGAFSHLHTGLNDEDCRSERIETPLEDELRIVAGLVPSYKETEQAHEEAADSHMFQARMAHMHGQIAELRDALREGDFDRTFELAEHDSLSLAATTMTGPAGWVYWQPETIEIFDRVRELRKEGVPVYYSTDTGASVYVNTTEEHVERVETEVAKAGIETEIWEVGGPARLVDDHLF, translated from the coding sequence ATGAAGAAGGCGACCGCGATCGCCCACCCCATCCAGGGCCTCGCGAAGTACCACGGGATGCGCGACCCGGACCTCAGACTGCCGTATCACGACTCCATCAGCGTCTGTACCGCGCCGAGCCACACGCGGACGACCGCCGTCTTCGAGGACCGCGCGGAGGACGTCTACGTCGTCGACGGCGAGGAACTCGACGGACGGGGGTACGAGCGCGTCGAGGCGGTGGTCGATCACGTCCGCGACCTCGCCGGGACCGACGACCGGGTCCGCCTCGAGAGCGAGAACTCCTTCCGGTCGAACGTCGGCTTCGGCTCCTCGTCGTCGGGGTTCGCGGCGGCCGCGATGGCACTGTGCGGGGCCGCGGAACTCGACCTCTCGCTCCCGACGGTCTCGACGGTCGCCCGCCGGGGCTCCTCCTCGGCCGCGCGCGCGGTCACGGGCGCGTTCAGCCACCTCCACACGGGGCTGAACGACGAGGACTGTCGCTCCGAACGCATCGAGACCCCTCTGGAGGACGAGCTACGGATCGTCGCCGGCCTCGTCCCCTCGTACAAGGAGACCGAGCAGGCCCACGAGGAGGCCGCCGACAGCCACATGTTTCAGGCGCGGATGGCCCACATGCACGGCCAGATCGCCGAACTCCGGGACGCGCTCCGCGAGGGGGACTTCGACCGGACGTTCGAACTCGCGGAACACGACTCGCTGTCGCTCGCGGCGACGACCATGACGGGTCCTGCAGGGTGGGTCTACTGGCAGCCCGAGACGATCGAGATCTTCGACCGCGTGCGGGAGCTCCGCAAAGAGGGCGTACCGGTTTACTACTCGACGGACACCGGCGCGAGCGTCTACGTCAACACCACCGAGGAGCACGTCGAGCGGGTCGAAACCGAGGTCGCGAAGGCGGGTATCGAGACCGAGATCTGGGAGGTCGGCGGCCCCGCCCGGCTGGTCGACGACCACCTCTTTTAG
- a CDS encoding sugar-transfer associated ATP-grasp domain-containing protein → MTPLARPRGPDSGSRVVSPMATAAEYLLPRPYERWAVLARDELTESSPPVPAAKRRWLHRRGFRRRAAHLYDFETYGPDEYLSDAARYVRAYYLNGAWRDAIDNKLLCHLLLAEFDEHRPTVYGLLQRGRLHPIDGTAFPTSDGGPAGRLLGRSIGPVSSVADGADWFVERLADERLVCKRFKGGSGKQVLICAFDGGRYTINGEACSEDELRARIDGLADYLVTEYVAQAAYAAAVYPESVNTMRVLTMYDEGAGEAFVAAATHRFGTERSGELDNFSRGGLSVGVDRETGRLGSGVRYLPPEYPEEFETHPDTGERIAGREVPGWKRIEADLLAIADRLSYIPYIGWDLVVTGKGEFSIIEANNNTSALIQTHEPLLRDERARRFYERHGVI, encoded by the coding sequence ATGACCCCGCTGGCACGCCCGCGAGGGCCCGATTCGGGTTCGCGCGTCGTCTCCCCGATGGCGACCGCCGCCGAGTACCTCCTCCCGCGTCCCTACGAGCGGTGGGCGGTGCTCGCACGCGACGAACTGACCGAGTCCTCGCCGCCGGTCCCGGCCGCGAAACGGCGCTGGCTCCATCGCCGCGGCTTTCGCAGGCGGGCCGCCCACCTCTACGACTTCGAGACGTACGGGCCCGACGAGTACCTCTCGGACGCCGCGCGCTACGTCCGCGCGTACTACCTGAATGGAGCGTGGCGCGACGCGATCGACAACAAACTGCTCTGTCACCTCCTGCTCGCGGAGTTCGACGAGCACCGCCCGACGGTCTACGGCCTTCTGCAGCGTGGCCGGCTTCACCCGATCGACGGGACGGCGTTTCCGACGTCCGACGGCGGACCCGCCGGCCGACTGCTGGGCCGGTCGATCGGCCCCGTCTCGTCGGTCGCCGACGGCGCGGACTGGTTCGTCGAACGCCTCGCCGACGAGCGATTAGTCTGCAAGCGGTTCAAGGGCGGGTCCGGAAAGCAGGTGTTGATCTGTGCGTTCGACGGCGGGCGATACACGATCAACGGCGAGGCCTGCTCCGAGGACGAGTTACGCGCGCGGATCGACGGGTTGGCGGACTACCTCGTGACCGAGTACGTCGCGCAGGCGGCCTACGCCGCGGCGGTGTATCCGGAATCGGTCAACACGATGCGCGTGCTCACGATGTACGACGAGGGGGCCGGCGAGGCGTTCGTCGCCGCTGCGACCCATCGCTTCGGCACCGAGCGCTCCGGCGAACTCGACAACTTCTCGCGGGGCGGGCTCTCGGTCGGCGTCGACCGCGAGACCGGTCGCTTGGGATCCGGCGTCCGGTACCTCCCGCCGGAGTACCCCGAGGAGTTCGAGACCCATCCCGACACGGGCGAGCGGATCGCCGGCCGCGAGGTCCCGGGCTGGAAGCGCATCGAGGCCGATCTGCTGGCGATCGCGGACCGTCTCTCGTACATCCCCTACATCGGGTGGGACCTCGTCGTCACCGGCAAGGGGGAGTTCTCGATCATCGAGGCCAACAACAACACCTCCGCGCTGATCCAGACGCACGAACCCCTGCTCCGCGACGAGCGGGCACGTCGCTTCTACGAGCGCCACGGCGTGATCTGA
- the nth gene encoding endonuclease III, which yields MGTRLDSPADQAAEVVDRLAEAYPDSTISLRFSDRLELLIAVILSAQCTDERVNAVTEDLFAKYDGPEDYATADQEELAEDISSITYYNNKAGYIREACEIIAAEHDGEVPDTMAELTDLPGVGRKTANVVLQHGHQLVEGVVVDTHVQRLTRRLGITEEHTPERIERELMDLLPRERWQAFTHLCISHGRATCTARNPDCAGCVLEDVCPSSKLDNGVDLASGEAW from the coding sequence ATGGGAACCCGACTGGACTCGCCCGCGGACCAGGCCGCCGAGGTCGTCGATCGCCTCGCGGAGGCCTACCCCGACAGCACCATCTCGCTTCGCTTCTCCGATCGGTTGGAACTCCTGATCGCGGTGATCCTCTCGGCGCAGTGTACCGACGAGCGGGTCAACGCGGTGACCGAGGACCTCTTCGCGAAGTACGACGGCCCCGAGGACTACGCGACCGCGGATCAGGAAGAACTGGCCGAGGACATCTCCTCGATCACCTACTACAACAACAAGGCGGGCTACATCCGCGAGGCCTGCGAGATCATCGCCGCCGAACACGACGGCGAGGTACCCGACACGATGGCCGAACTCACCGACCTCCCCGGGGTTGGGCGGAAGACCGCGAACGTCGTCCTCCAGCACGGCCACCAACTGGTGGAGGGCGTCGTCGTCGACACGCACGTCCAGCGTCTCACGCGGCGGCTCGGGATCACCGAGGAACACACCCCCGAGAGGATCGAACGCGAACTGATGGACCTCCTTCCGAGGGAGCGCTGGCAGGCGTTCACCCACCTCTGTATCAGTCACGGCCGGGCGACGTGTACGGCGCGAAACCCCGACTGTGCCGGGTGCGTCCTCGAGGACGTCTGTCCGTCCTCGAAACTCGACAACGGGGTGGATCTGGCGAGCGGCGAGGCGTGGTAG
- a CDS encoding ubiquinol-cytochrome c reductase iron-sulfur subunit, whose amino-acid sequence MSADEDKYPVESDRRRFVKGVVGAGAIAAIGSTGAAAVNTATPPTGSGGGITPFMGIERIDGPAPRGMPIIPVEIAEDGTISGRWPQVVEEQVQGQTEYLAQEDLGGITYSSQWFQYCGKQTSPALLPQAEQDNRFLSSAQTQYQWQTEALSEGDPLNISHFDDYEEWGNEIGTEGAGKPAAATWRSDGLDGGDVLQVIVMRSPLIEEAAQNDEFLEAATQDGVFAYLNVCTHFCCVPGFKVSETAERFQDGNVIYCQCHASVYDPFTVLEQSFLSFPQPDDVEAPEGGGGGGGGGGSGGGGGGEGGGGGGESSGGGGGGGEEGGGGEGGGSSGGEGGGESGSGGEGGGEGSGSEGSEGGEGQ is encoded by the coding sequence ATGTCAGCAGACGAAGACAAGTATCCGGTCGAATCGGATCGACGGCGGTTCGTCAAGGGCGTCGTCGGCGCGGGCGCGATCGCCGCGATCGGCTCGACGGGCGCGGCGGCGGTCAACACCGCGACGCCACCGACGGGATCGGGCGGCGGAATCACCCCCTTCATGGGGATCGAACGCATCGACGGTCCGGCCCCCCGCGGCATGCCGATCATCCCGGTCGAGATCGCCGAGGACGGAACGATCAGCGGTCGGTGGCCCCAGGTCGTCGAGGAACAGGTCCAGGGACAGACCGAGTATCTCGCACAGGAGGATCTCGGTGGGATCACCTACTCATCGCAGTGGTTCCAGTACTGTGGGAAACAGACCTCCCCGGCGTTGCTCCCGCAGGCGGAGCAGGACAACCGGTTCCTCTCGTCCGCACAGACGCAGTACCAGTGGCAGACCGAGGCCCTCAGCGAGGGCGATCCGCTCAACATCTCCCACTTCGATGACTACGAGGAGTGGGGCAACGAGATCGGCACCGAAGGGGCCGGGAAGCCCGCCGCCGCGACGTGGCGCTCGGACGGACTGGACGGCGGTGACGTCCTCCAGGTGATCGTCATGCGGAGTCCGTTGATCGAGGAGGCCGCCCAGAACGACGAGTTCCTCGAGGCGGCCACCCAGGACGGGGTGTTCGCGTACCTCAACGTCTGTACGCACTTCTGTTGTGTCCCCGGCTTCAAGGTCTCGGAGACCGCAGAGCGGTTCCAGGACGGGAACGTCATCTACTGTCAGTGTCACGCGTCGGTCTACGACCCGTTTACGGTCCTCGAACAGTCGTTCCTCTCGTTCCCCCAGCCCGACGACGTCGAGGCGCCCGAAGGCGGTGGCGGAGGCGGCGGGGGCGGCGGCAGCGGAGGAGGCGGAGGCGGTGAAGGAGGCGGCGGTGGCGGAGAGAGCAGCGGCGGAGGAGGAGGCGGTGGCGAAGAGGGCGGCGGTGGCGAAGGCGGTGGGAGCAGTGGCGGAGAGGGCGGTGGCGAAAGCGGCAGTGGCGGCGAAGGCGGCGGTGAGGGATCCGGCTCCGAAGGTAGCGAGGGCGGTGAGGGGCAATGA